A genome region from Methylohalobius crimeensis 10Ki includes the following:
- a CDS encoding rhodanese-like domain-containing protein codes for MDRFFEFVGNHLYLAVGFAVVTVLLLRDLVESLLRKYKLTTAQQAVMLLNQEDAVVIDVREPQEWAKGHIVNARHIPLGELDKHLVELEDFKTQPLIVTCQSGTRSPTACKKLMQAGFEKVYLLKNGMTAWEDAGLPITKSK; via the coding sequence ATGGATCGTTTTTTCGAGTTCGTGGGCAATCATTTGTACCTGGCCGTGGGTTTCGCCGTGGTGACAGTGCTTCTGCTTCGCGATCTGGTGGAAAGTCTACTGCGCAAATACAAGTTGACCACGGCGCAACAAGCGGTGATGTTGCTCAATCAGGAGGATGCGGTGGTGATCGATGTGCGCGAGCCCCAGGAGTGGGCTAAAGGCCACATCGTGAATGCCCGTCATATCCCCTTGGGGGAGTTGGACAAACATCTGGTCGAGTTGGAGGACTTTAAAACCCAGCCGCTGATCGTGACCTGCCAGTCCGGTACCCGCTCACCCACGGCTTGCAAGAAGCTCATGCAGGCGGGCTTCGAAAAGGTCTACCTGCTCAAAAACGGCATGACGGCGTGGGAGGACGCTGGCCTGCCGATCACGAAATCCAAGTAA
- the secB gene encoding protein-export chaperone SecB has product MADQPEKQFAIQKLYIKDLSFETPNSPNIFTQRWEPQVEFNLSNKAQSLQDNLYEVVLTVTVTVKLGETTAYLVEVAQAGIFNVQGFGEEELEPLLEIYCPNVLFPYAREVVTDLSGKGGFMPMILPPVNFEAIYAQKKQQGSQQETAGKPN; this is encoded by the coding sequence ATGGCTGACCAACCGGAAAAGCAATTTGCTATCCAAAAGCTTTATATCAAGGATTTATCTTTCGAAACGCCCAATTCTCCCAATATTTTTACCCAGCGCTGGGAACCTCAGGTTGAATTCAATCTGTCCAACAAGGCGCAATCGCTTCAGGATAATCTGTATGAAGTGGTATTGACCGTTACCGTGACGGTCAAGTTGGGGGAAACCACCGCTTATCTGGTGGAAGTGGCCCAAGCGGGCATTTTCAATGTTCAGGGGTTCGGCGAGGAAGAATTGGAGCCGCTGCTCGAAATCTACTGTCCCAACGTTTTATTCCCCTATGCCCGGGAAGTGGTCACGGACCTTTCCGGCAAGGGCGGTTTCATGCCCATGATTTTGCCGCCGGTGAATTTCGAGGCGATCTACGCACAGAAAAAGCAACAGGGATCGCAGCAGGAGACCGCCGGAAAACCCAACTAA
- a CDS encoding NAD(P)H-dependent glycerol-3-phosphate dehydrogenase produces the protein MKLSSVCVLGAGSWGTALANLIADNGFAVSLWDINPERIRALASTRTNERYLPGLELSPGIVFESDLGRAVEGRDLILLAVPSHAFRSCLTSLRPFLPVSPPIAWGTKGLDPDSGRLLHEVALEVVGPDCRLAVLSGPTFAREVMLRLPTAITVASVERSFAPAVAELLHNDYFRVYTSEDPIGVQLGGAVKNVLAVATGVSDGMGFGANARAALITRGLAEMMRLGEAMGAEARTLMGLAGVGDLILTCTDDQSRNRRLGLGLGKEMAIEEIKAEIGQEIEGILTARLIWQLACRLRVEMPIVEQVYALLYDGVLPREAVHNLLLRDDRKPEDC, from the coding sequence ATGAAACTTTCCTCCGTTTGCGTGCTGGGAGCCGGCTCCTGGGGTACCGCTCTGGCCAACTTGATCGCCGACAACGGTTTTGCCGTCAGCCTGTGGGACATCAATCCGGAGCGAATTCGGGCGTTGGCATCCACGCGCACCAACGAACGCTATCTGCCCGGATTGGAATTGTCGCCCGGCATCGTGTTCGAAAGCGATTTGGGACGGGCGGTTGAAGGACGCGATCTCATCCTGTTGGCGGTGCCCAGTCATGCGTTCCGGTCTTGCTTGACGTCCCTGCGGCCGTTTTTGCCGGTTTCGCCCCCTATCGCCTGGGGCACCAAAGGATTGGATCCGGACAGCGGCCGTCTGCTGCACGAAGTGGCATTGGAAGTGGTGGGTCCGGATTGTCGATTGGCCGTCCTATCAGGCCCCACTTTCGCCCGTGAGGTCATGCTGCGACTCCCCACCGCCATCACCGTCGCGTCCGTCGAGCGGTCCTTTGCCCCCGCAGTCGCCGAACTTCTCCATAACGATTATTTCCGCGTCTATACCAGCGAAGACCCCATCGGAGTGCAGTTGGGAGGCGCGGTTAAAAACGTCTTGGCAGTTGCCACGGGGGTTTCCGACGGCATGGGGTTCGGGGCCAACGCCCGCGCCGCCCTGATTACCCGGGGGCTGGCGGAAATGATGCGTCTGGGAGAGGCTATGGGCGCCGAGGCGCGTACCTTGATGGGATTGGCCGGCGTCGGCGATCTCATCCTCACCTGTACCGACGATCAATCCAGGAATCGTCGTTTGGGATTGGGGCTCGGCAAGGAGATGGCGATCGAGGAGATCAAAGCTGAAATCGGCCAGGAGATCGAGGGGATATTGACGGCGCGCTTGATTTGGCAACTGGCTTGCCGGTTGCGGGTCGAAATGCCCATTGTGGAGCAGGTGTATGCGCTTCTTTATGACGGGGTGTTGCCTCGAGAGGCGGTGCACAATCTGCTCCTTCGGGACGACCGTAAACCCGAGGATTGCTAA
- the bioD gene encoding dethiobiotin synthase: MAEFAGLFITGTDTGVGKTFIGAALAGALRRRGHSVRVRKPAESGCLREKGDLVPRDAQILSRAAGDPEPLEIVCPYRFEAPVSPERAARLAGRPLRLRELLEACQPRERDVRLVEGAGGFYSPIAADGLNADLAQALKLPILLVASDRLGVIHQVLLTLEAVASRGLIPRGVMLNQTERSNGSAMNNLEDLRRWSTVPVYPIPFCYPEKSAALEAALMPLIENLERRIQNSGGPDA; the protein is encoded by the coding sequence ATGGCTGAATTCGCCGGTTTGTTCATCACCGGGACCGATACCGGGGTGGGAAAAACCTTCATCGGAGCGGCCTTGGCCGGCGCATTGCGGCGACGCGGCCATTCGGTCCGGGTACGCAAACCGGCGGAAAGCGGCTGCCTCAGGGAAAAAGGCGATCTCGTGCCCCGAGATGCGCAAATCCTAAGCCGTGCCGCCGGCGATCCGGAGCCTCTGGAAATCGTCTGCCCCTATCGATTCGAAGCGCCCGTTTCCCCGGAACGCGCCGCGCGCCTGGCCGGCCGTCCCCTGCGGTTACGGGAATTGCTCGAGGCCTGCCAGCCTCGGGAACGAGACGTTCGGTTGGTGGAGGGCGCCGGGGGGTTTTATTCCCCCATCGCCGCCGATGGCCTCAACGCCGATCTGGCCCAGGCTTTGAAACTTCCGATCCTGCTGGTCGCCTCCGACCGGTTGGGCGTCATCCATCAGGTTCTGTTGACGCTCGAGGCCGTCGCCTCCCGGGGCTTGATCCCCCGGGGGGTGATGCTCAATCAAACCGAGCGATCGAACGGTTCCGCCATGAACAACCTGGAAGACCTGCGCCGCTGGAGCACAGTCCCGGTCTATCCAATTCCATTTTGTTATCCGGAAAAAAGCGCCGCTTTGGAGGCCGCCCTGATGCCCTTGATCGAAAACCTGGAACGAAGGATACAAAATAGTGGTGGACCGGATGCGTGA
- the moeA gene encoding molybdopterin molybdotransferase MoeA, whose product MTFSPVDPCRNASLNLEAALDRVLTAIEPMHACEQVPIKGALGRILAESVSAPGDTPPFANSAMDGYAVSASDKASGNAEQETFTVVGSAYAGKPFPDRLAHGQCARIFTGAPVPEGTVAVVMQEEVELAGRSIRLKRHPAAGENIRPAGSDVRGGETVLSRGRLLQPADLGLLATFGIARLPVYQKPRVGYFSNGDELRGLGDSLAPSQIYDSNRYSLHGLLADLPVAATDLGNVPDDLTRLTELLNEAGRNFDLIISSGGASVGEKDLLRQALVRVGEINLWRIAIKPGKPLIFGRVGRAWYFGLPGNPVSAHVTFAQIVRPALWKLAGGSFRPLRLTARCQNDLVKTSERMEFQRGRLELDARGRLAVTGLAGQGSHQLAELSRANCFILLSAASHGARAGETVQVEPFSTHLSHG is encoded by the coding sequence ATGACTTTCTCTCCCGTTGATCCTTGCCGGAATGCTTCCCTCAACCTAGAGGCCGCCCTAGACCGGGTCTTGACCGCCATCGAACCCATGCATGCCTGTGAGCAGGTGCCGATCAAGGGAGCCTTGGGGCGTATTTTGGCCGAATCGGTCAGCGCTCCCGGCGACACCCCCCCCTTTGCCAATTCGGCCATGGACGGCTACGCCGTATCCGCTTCCGATAAGGCTTCGGGAAATGCTGAACAGGAAACGTTCACCGTTGTAGGAAGCGCTTATGCGGGTAAACCCTTCCCGGATCGACTCGCGCACGGGCAATGTGCGCGCATTTTTACCGGAGCGCCGGTCCCCGAGGGGACAGTGGCAGTCGTCATGCAAGAGGAAGTGGAGTTAGCAGGCCGCTCGATCCGCCTTAAGCGCCACCCCGCTGCGGGAGAAAATATTCGCCCCGCCGGTAGCGACGTTCGCGGGGGCGAAACGGTTCTATCCCGCGGTCGCTTGCTTCAACCCGCCGATCTGGGGCTTCTGGCGACGTTCGGCATCGCTCGGCTTCCTGTTTATCAAAAACCGCGCGTGGGCTACTTCTCCAACGGCGATGAACTCCGCGGTTTAGGCGATTCCCTGGCGCCAAGCCAAATCTACGACAGCAACCGCTACAGCTTGCACGGCTTGCTGGCGGACCTTCCCGTCGCCGCGACGGATCTGGGCAACGTCCCCGACGACCTGACTCGACTCACTGAGTTGTTGAACGAAGCCGGCCGGAATTTCGACCTGATTATCAGCTCCGGCGGCGCCTCGGTTGGGGAGAAGGACCTGTTGCGCCAAGCACTGGTCCGCGTGGGCGAAATCAATCTCTGGCGGATCGCCATCAAGCCGGGCAAACCCTTGATCTTCGGTCGGGTCGGACGCGCTTGGTATTTCGGCCTGCCGGGCAATCCGGTCTCGGCCCACGTCACTTTCGCTCAAATCGTTCGCCCCGCGCTTTGGAAACTGGCCGGCGGCTCTTTCAGGCCCTTGCGCTTGACCGCGCGCTGCCAAAACGACCTGGTCAAGACTTCGGAGCGGATGGAATTCCAGCGCGGCCGGTTGGAACTGGACGCACGAGGCCGACTGGCGGTGACCGGCCTGGCGGGACAAGGTTCGCACCAACTGGCCGAACTCAGCCGGGCCAACTGCTTCATCCTCCTGTCGGCCGCCAGCCACGGCGCTCGGGCAGGGGAGACGGTCCAAGTGGAACCTTTCTCCACCCATCTTTCGCATGGCTGA
- the mobB gene encoding molybdopterin-guanine dinucleotide biosynthesis protein B has translation MTDFPKNKEAHPAPPLLGFAAFSGTGKTTLLCRLIPLLKQRNLKIGLIKHAHHKFDIDRPGKDSYQLRQAGASPVMVVSSKLRAIVYDLQNEAAENLETPRLAEQLPYLNTQDLDLILVEGFKREPFPKIELHRPSLNQPLLFPNDPDIIAVATDTPLACSCPLPVLNLNQPEQIADFICHDFLSR, from the coding sequence ATGACGGATTTCCCAAAAAACAAAGAAGCACATCCTGCTCCCCCCTTGCTCGGATTCGCCGCCTTCAGTGGAACCGGCAAGACCACCCTTTTGTGCCGACTGATTCCCCTACTCAAACAGCGGAATCTCAAAATCGGATTGATCAAACACGCCCATCACAAATTCGATATCGACCGTCCCGGCAAGGACAGTTATCAATTGCGCCAAGCCGGCGCCAGCCCGGTCATGGTGGTCTCCTCCAAACTGCGGGCGATCGTCTACGACTTGCAAAACGAGGCAGCGGAAAACTTGGAAACACCTCGCCTCGCCGAGCAATTACCCTATTTAAACACGCAAGATCTGGATCTGATTCTGGTGGAAGGTTTTAAGCGCGAACCGTTTCCCAAAATCGAGCTTCACCGGCCCTCCTTGAACCAACCGCTCTTATTCCCGAACGATCCCGACATCATCGCGGTGGCCACCGATACCCCCTTGGCATGTTCCTGCCCCCTTCCCGTGCTAAACCTCAACCAACCGGAACAAATCGCCGATTTCATCTGCCATGACTTTCTCTCCCGTTGA
- a CDS encoding NAD-dependent epimerase: MRILVTGTAGFIGSFLAHRLLDRGDEVIGVDNVNDYYDVRLKEDRLKRLKARSGFVEIRADLEDREALSAAFRRHRPRRVVNLAAQAGVRYSLENPGAYIDANLVGFGNILEACRHYEVEHLVYASSSSVYGANTRMPFSVHHNVDHPVSLYAATKKANELMAHTYSHLYGLPTTGLRFFTVYGPWGRPDMALFKFTRNILEGRPIDVYNHGRHKRDFTYIDDIVEGVVRTLDRIAESDPAWSGDRPDPGTSQAPYRLYNIGCHNPVELMRFIEVLENALGMRAEKNFLPMQQGDVPATYADIDDLMQATGYAPTTPIEEGVARFVAWYKDYYDYR; encoded by the coding sequence ATGAGGATTCTGGTCACCGGTACCGCAGGTTTCATCGGCTCGTTCCTCGCTCATAGGCTCCTCGATCGCGGCGACGAAGTCATCGGCGTCGACAACGTCAACGACTATTACGACGTGCGCCTCAAGGAAGACCGCCTCAAGCGACTCAAAGCCCGTTCCGGCTTCGTCGAAATCCGCGCCGACCTGGAGGACCGAGAGGCGCTGAGCGCGGCCTTCCGCCGCCACCGTCCGCGCCGGGTGGTGAATCTGGCCGCCCAGGCCGGAGTCCGCTATTCGCTGGAAAATCCCGGCGCCTACATCGACGCCAATCTGGTGGGATTCGGCAACATTCTCGAGGCGTGTCGACATTACGAAGTGGAACACCTGGTCTACGCTTCCTCCAGCTCGGTGTACGGCGCCAACACTCGGATGCCGTTCTCGGTCCACCACAATGTAGACCATCCGGTCAGTTTATATGCGGCCACCAAGAAGGCCAACGAGTTGATGGCCCATACTTACAGCCATCTCTACGGACTCCCCACCACCGGCCTGCGGTTCTTTACCGTTTACGGGCCATGGGGACGGCCGGACATGGCCTTGTTCAAGTTCACTCGCAACATACTCGAAGGCAGGCCCATCGACGTTTACAATCACGGCAGGCACAAGCGCGACTTCACCTATATCGACGACATCGTCGAAGGGGTGGTCCGTACCTTGGACCGGATCGCCGAATCCGATCCCGCTTGGTCCGGCGATCGCCCCGACCCGGGCACCAGCCAAGCGCCCTATCGACTATACAACATCGGCTGCCACAACCCGGTGGAACTGATGCGTTTTATCGAAGTGTTGGAAAATGCCCTGGGAATGCGCGCGGAAAAAAACTTCCTCCCCATGCAACAAGGCGACGTTCCCGCCACCTACGCCGATATCGACGATCTCATGCAAGCCACCGGTTATGCGCCCACCACTCCGATCGAAGAAGGCGTTGCCCGCTTCGTGGCATGGTATAAGGACTACTACGACTATCGATGA
- the tviB gene encoding Vi polysaccharide biosynthesis UDP-N-acetylglucosamine C-6 dehydrogenase TviB, with protein sequence MPSPDNVKIGVVGLGYVGLPLAVEFGRQYETLGLDINRQRVKELTRGLDRSREVSPEELRRAERLGYTADAEDLAQCNVFVVTVPTPIDHHKRPDLTPLISASRTVGKLLKSNDVVIYESTVYPGATEEVCVPILEQESNLTFNRDFFAGYSPERINPGDKEHRVTSIVKVTSGSTPETADFVDRLYRSVISAGTHKASSIKVAEAAKVIENTQRDVNIALINELAVLFHKLNLDTLEVLEAAGSKWNFLPFRPGLVGGHCIGVDPYYLTHKAQEIGHHPEIILAGRRINDAMGEYVISRLVKLMNQRRIHVCQSNILMLGITFKENCPDIRNTRVIDMIRELQTYHANVEIHDPWAYPEEAKEELGIELLEQPPETGRYDAIILATAHDRFREMGTTWIRSLGKPNAVVFDVKGILPHDVVDGRL encoded by the coding sequence ATGCCGTCACCTGACAACGTCAAAATCGGAGTCGTCGGACTCGGTTACGTGGGGCTCCCCCTCGCGGTGGAGTTCGGGCGCCAGTATGAGACGCTCGGCTTGGATATCAACCGGCAAAGGGTAAAAGAGCTCACTCGCGGGCTCGATCGCTCCCGCGAAGTCTCACCGGAGGAGCTCCGGCGAGCCGAACGCTTGGGCTACACCGCCGATGCCGAGGATTTGGCGCAATGCAATGTGTTCGTGGTGACCGTCCCCACTCCGATCGATCATCACAAACGCCCCGACTTGACCCCGCTGATCTCCGCCAGCCGAACGGTAGGCAAGCTGCTCAAGTCGAACGATGTGGTTATCTACGAATCCACCGTCTATCCCGGCGCCACCGAAGAAGTGTGCGTCCCGATCCTGGAGCAGGAATCCAATCTTACTTTCAACCGCGATTTCTTTGCCGGCTATAGTCCCGAAAGGATCAATCCAGGCGACAAGGAACACCGGGTCACCAGCATCGTCAAAGTGACCTCGGGCTCGACGCCGGAAACCGCCGATTTCGTCGACCGGCTTTACCGAAGCGTGATCTCCGCGGGCACCCATAAAGCCAGCAGCATCAAGGTGGCCGAGGCGGCCAAAGTGATCGAAAACACCCAGCGCGACGTCAATATCGCCTTGATCAACGAATTGGCGGTCTTGTTTCACAAGCTGAATCTGGATACTCTGGAAGTTTTGGAAGCCGCCGGCAGCAAATGGAACTTTCTTCCCTTCCGCCCCGGCTTGGTGGGCGGTCACTGCATCGGCGTGGACCCCTACTACCTGACCCACAAGGCACAGGAAATCGGGCATCACCCGGAAATCATCCTGGCCGGACGCCGCATCAACGACGCCATGGGAGAATACGTGATCTCACGGCTGGTCAAATTGATGAACCAACGCCGCATTCACGTGTGTCAATCCAACATCCTAATGCTGGGAATCACCTTCAAGGAAAATTGTCCCGACATCCGCAACACCCGGGTAATCGACATGATCCGGGAACTGCAAACCTATCACGCCAACGTGGAAATTCACGACCCCTGGGCTTACCCGGAGGAGGCCAAAGAAGAACTGGGCATCGAATTGCTCGAACAGCCACCGGAAACGGGGCGATACGACGCAATCATCCTCGCCACCGCCCACGACCGGTTCCGGGAAATGGGCACCACTTGGATCCGCTCCTTGGGCAAGCCGAACGCAGTCGTCTTCGACGTCAAAGGCATTCTTCCCCATGACGTCGTGGACGGGCGGCTATGA
- a CDS encoding TIGR03013 family XrtA/PEP-CTERM system glycosyltransferase, with amino-acid sequence MLLESISFLTAIFVGGKLRFLFSSGWQMEPQWWITAVLFTFAMVTLNAGLGLYQRITQWSLSNLLLRLMASFALGTAVMSWLFYAFPALFVGRGVFGFALLFSFAAVIGVRRLFYRYVDSQRLKRRVLVLGAGDFAHRILDFERRLPFGHLAFVGFVRMGYEPCRVGAERLLELNAPLRELAESQDIDEIVVAPDDRRQGLPVDEILDCKMEGVDVVDLLTFFEREAGIVKIDCLHPSWLVFSDGFRMRSSMLVKRLFDIAASLALLAVAWPVMLTTAVAIWIESRGRHPIFYRQTRVGSNWKLFQVIKFRSMRPDAEKDGVRMARTGDDRVTGVGRFIRKTRIDELPQLWNVFKGDMSFVGPRPERPEFVEKFAEKIPYYAERHRVKPGITGWAQVRYPYAEDEADTVEKLQYDLYYVKNYSLFLDFLIMLQTVEVVLWGKGAR; translated from the coding sequence ATGCTGCTGGAGTCCATTTCATTCCTGACGGCCATCTTTGTCGGCGGGAAGCTCCGGTTTCTATTTTCGAGTGGGTGGCAAATGGAACCCCAGTGGTGGATCACCGCCGTTCTATTCACTTTTGCCATGGTCACCCTGAACGCCGGGCTGGGGCTTTATCAACGCATAACCCAATGGAGTCTATCCAACCTTTTGCTGCGTTTGATGGCGAGCTTTGCTCTCGGGACGGCGGTGATGAGCTGGCTGTTCTACGCGTTTCCGGCCTTGTTCGTCGGCCGGGGCGTTTTCGGCTTCGCACTGCTGTTCTCTTTCGCCGCGGTGATCGGGGTTCGGCGACTATTTTACCGCTACGTCGATAGCCAGCGTCTTAAACGCCGGGTGTTGGTCCTGGGGGCCGGCGATTTCGCTCACCGAATTTTGGATTTCGAACGACGTTTGCCATTCGGTCACCTGGCATTCGTGGGATTCGTTCGGATGGGGTATGAGCCTTGCCGGGTCGGTGCGGAGCGATTGCTCGAGCTGAACGCGCCGCTCCGGGAATTGGCGGAAAGCCAAGATATCGATGAGATCGTGGTCGCTCCCGACGACCGGCGTCAGGGGCTGCCGGTGGACGAGATTCTCGATTGTAAAATGGAAGGGGTGGATGTGGTGGATCTGCTGACCTTCTTCGAGCGCGAAGCGGGGATCGTCAAGATCGACTGTTTACACCCCAGTTGGCTGGTTTTTTCCGATGGCTTCCGAATGCGCAGTAGCATGTTGGTCAAGCGCCTTTTCGATATCGCTGCCAGTTTGGCGCTGCTCGCCGTGGCCTGGCCGGTGATGTTGACGACCGCGGTGGCGATCTGGATCGAAAGCCGGGGAAGACATCCCATCTTCTATCGCCAGACGCGGGTGGGGAGCAACTGGAAATTATTCCAGGTCATCAAGTTCCGCAGCATGCGTCCCGATGCGGAAAAAGACGGCGTGCGCATGGCCCGAACGGGAGACGATCGAGTGACCGGGGTAGGGCGATTCATTCGCAAGACCCGGATCGACGAACTCCCGCAATTGTGGAATGTATTCAAAGGGGATATGAGCTTCGTGGGGCCGCGTCCCGAACGCCCCGAGTTCGTGGAGAAATTCGCCGAGAAAATCCCTTATTATGCCGAGCGGCATCGGGTCAAGCCGGGCATCACCGGCTGGGCACAGGTGCGTTATCCCTATGCCGAAGACGAGGCCGATACGGTCGAAAAACTGCAGTATGATTTGTATTATGTAAAGAATTACAGCTTGTTTCTGGATTTTTTGATCATGCTCCAGACAGTGGAAGTGGTCCTTTGGGGAAAGGGGGCGCGCTGA
- the prsK gene encoding XrtA/PEP-CTERM system histidine kinase PrsK gives MESSIGAVSYGVAAGAYSLLFAIMATAWRGRFRGGLLLAAVGVMTLWAGINAWQLGERGLPAALIWTLEALHLVFWLEFLWQLLPAGIRVRRHLRWIRYAGFGLVSTLVIQAWTESWLERFQPAFKLIELPLTGQLLLALAGLILVEQLYRNTRPDRRWYIKFLCLALGGFFAYEFYLYSDALLFKRIDLNLWMARGLMASLLVPFLAVTAARNPDWSVAAFVSRDFVFHSVAVVGAGLYLLVMATAGYYVRSYGGQWGEVIRIAFLAAAFLLLLVLLFSGQVRAQLRVLLDKHFFNYRYDYRKEWLRITANLSYPEDASPLGERVIRTLADLVESPSGLLWVRSETGRYFQQAEWGDPGFQVASLESDDPVVDFLRRKEWVVNLRELKSLPELYPGFVSPPWLAGQHDAWLLIPLFYGETLWGMVLLTRPRARVDCNWEVLDVLKTAGRQAASFLVVEETAQRLLEARQFEGFNRLAAFVVHDLKNLIAQLSLVVRNADKHAANPEFVRDAMTTVEHAVGKMNSLLSQLRNLGAEKRKERIDLRSLLQEVVAARASQLPRPRYECLAHSEIYVLAQPDRLASAFEHIIQNAQEAAGKSGNVKVMLEYRQEQAIVEVEDNGQGMDAEFVQHRLFKPFETTKGLSGMGIGAYESREYVRALGGELTVQSVPGEGSRFRFALPLAECVSDKTQSPQGVSV, from the coding sequence GTGGAATCCTCGATCGGGGCGGTGAGTTACGGCGTGGCCGCCGGGGCTTATTCGTTGTTGTTTGCGATCATGGCCACCGCATGGCGCGGGCGCTTCCGGGGCGGATTGCTGCTAGCCGCGGTGGGGGTGATGACGCTTTGGGCCGGCATCAATGCTTGGCAACTGGGCGAACGAGGTTTGCCGGCAGCGTTGATCTGGACCTTGGAGGCGCTTCACCTGGTGTTTTGGTTGGAGTTTTTGTGGCAGTTGCTGCCGGCCGGTATTCGTGTCCGAAGGCATTTGCGCTGGATTCGATACGCCGGATTCGGTCTGGTATCAACCTTGGTGATTCAGGCATGGACGGAGTCGTGGCTGGAGCGATTTCAACCGGCGTTTAAGTTGATCGAATTACCGCTAACCGGGCAGTTGCTGCTGGCGCTGGCAGGATTGATTTTGGTAGAGCAGTTGTATCGCAATACCCGGCCGGACCGGCGCTGGTATATCAAGTTTTTATGTCTGGCGCTGGGAGGATTTTTCGCTTATGAGTTCTATCTCTACTCGGACGCCTTATTGTTCAAACGGATCGATCTGAATTTATGGATGGCGCGCGGCTTGATGGCAAGCTTATTGGTGCCTTTCCTGGCGGTAACGGCGGCGCGCAATCCGGATTGGTCGGTGGCGGCGTTCGTATCCCGCGATTTCGTTTTCCATTCGGTTGCGGTTGTCGGCGCCGGGCTTTATCTGCTGGTGATGGCCACGGCCGGCTACTATGTGCGCTCGTACGGTGGGCAGTGGGGCGAAGTGATCCGGATCGCCTTTTTGGCGGCGGCCTTCTTATTGCTCTTGGTGTTGTTGTTTTCCGGTCAGGTAAGGGCCCAGCTACGGGTTCTCCTGGATAAACATTTTTTTAATTATCGCTACGACTATCGTAAGGAGTGGCTGAGGATCACTGCCAATCTATCCTATCCGGAGGATGCTTCTCCCTTGGGCGAGCGGGTGATCCGGACCTTGGCCGATCTGGTGGAGAGTCCTTCCGGCCTGCTGTGGGTCCGCTCCGAAACGGGACGTTATTTTCAACAGGCCGAATGGGGGGATCCGGGATTCCAGGTGGCGTCCCTCGAGAGCGATGATCCGGTGGTCGATTTTCTCCGGCGAAAAGAATGGGTGGTGAATTTACGGGAACTTAAGTCCTTGCCTGAATTGTATCCCGGGTTTGTTTCTCCCCCCTGGTTGGCTGGCCAGCACGACGCCTGGTTGCTGATTCCCCTGTTCTACGGAGAAACCTTGTGGGGGATGGTTTTGCTGACTCGTCCCCGGGCCCGCGTCGATTGCAATTGGGAAGTGTTGGATGTGCTTAAAACCGCCGGCCGTCAGGCAGCCAGTTTCCTGGTGGTGGAGGAAACCGCTCAGCGCTTGTTGGAGGCGCGTCAGTTCGAAGGGTTCAACCGCTTGGCGGCGTTCGTCGTGCATGATTTAAAGAACCTGATCGCGCAACTCTCCCTGGTCGTTCGTAATGCCGACAAGCATGCCGCCAATCCCGAATTCGTGCGTGACGCGATGACCACCGTGGAGCACGCGGTGGGCAAAATGAATAGTCTCTTGTCCCAGCTCAGGAATTTGGGCGCGGAAAAAAGGAAAGAACGCATTGATTTGCGCAGTTTGCTGCAGGAAGTGGTCGCCGCACGGGCCAGTCAGTTGCCTCGACCAAGGTACGAGTGTCTGGCGCACTCGGAAATTTACGTCTTGGCCCAGCCCGACAGGCTGGCATCAGCGTTCGAGCATATCATTCAAAACGCCCAGGAAGCGGCGGGCAAATCCGGAAATGTTAAGGTTATGCTGGAGTATCGGCAAGAGCAGGCTATAGTTGAAGTAGAGGACAATGGCCAAGGAATGGACGCGGAGTTCGTTCAGCACCGCTTGTTCAAACCATTCGAAACGACCAAGGGGTTAAGCGGCATGGGGATCGGAGCCTACGAAAGCCGGGAATATGTCCGTGCATTGGGCGGCGAACTCACCGTCCAGAGCGTGCCGGGTGAGGGAAGTCGATTTCGTTTCGCCTTGCCTTTGGCTGAATGCGTATCCGATAAGACCCAGTCCCCTCAAGGAGTTTCAGTTTGA